The Pseudofrankia inefficax genome window below encodes:
- a CDS encoding nucleotide disphospho-sugar-binding domain-containing protein: MRVLLATLPELSHALPTVPVCWALRAAGAEVLVASGGDVVKIAGAGLPVVDLLPGRGIAQFLNAFDVAALSTSGDAPAESPSAQAEPTAPTAPTAPAQPSVSEALSEAPEYAGFLPHVSEILPEADVAELMEMMHGFVEVAERWRPDVIVYGPMTVGALAAAAKLDIPAVEHGFGFLRTAGLDPLLRALAGEVFDRHGVDLPTQRYGIDVAPPSMLESEPQGWSMRYVPYNGGAVVPDWLNEQPARPRVLVTLGNLIPQLSGSSGHNLVGRILQQAATVDAEFVLALGAVDPTGLGGLPSNVRAVGYMPLTQLMPTCSAVIHHGGAGTSMGALDAGIPQLVVPHLFDHQHTADVVVKRGAGMALDLVAEPDLPAGLLDALVRDEHLRAGAREVQAEIRAMPTPAEIATRIFDLVAG, from the coding sequence ATGCGAGTGCTGTTGGCGACACTCCCCGAGCTGAGCCACGCCCTGCCGACGGTGCCGGTGTGCTGGGCGCTGCGGGCGGCCGGCGCCGAGGTGCTCGTCGCGAGCGGCGGCGACGTGGTCAAGATCGCGGGGGCCGGCCTGCCGGTGGTGGACCTGCTGCCCGGCCGGGGCATCGCCCAGTTCCTCAACGCGTTCGACGTGGCCGCGCTGTCCACGTCGGGCGACGCCCCGGCCGAGAGCCCGTCCGCCCAGGCTGAGCCCACCGCGCCCACCGCGCCCACCGCGCCCGCGCAGCCGTCGGTGTCGGAGGCGCTGAGCGAGGCGCCGGAGTACGCGGGCTTCCTGCCGCACGTGAGCGAGATCCTGCCCGAGGCGGACGTCGCCGAGCTCATGGAGATGATGCACGGCTTCGTCGAGGTCGCCGAGCGGTGGCGGCCCGACGTGATCGTCTACGGCCCGATGACGGTCGGCGCGCTGGCCGCTGCGGCCAAGCTGGACATCCCCGCCGTCGAGCACGGCTTCGGCTTCCTGCGCACCGCGGGCCTCGACCCGCTGCTGCGCGCCCTGGCCGGCGAGGTGTTCGACCGTCATGGCGTGGACCTGCCGACCCAGCGGTACGGCATCGACGTGGCGCCGCCGAGCATGCTGGAGAGCGAGCCGCAGGGCTGGTCGATGCGGTACGTCCCCTACAACGGCGGCGCGGTGGTGCCCGACTGGCTGAACGAGCAGCCGGCCCGGCCGCGGGTGCTCGTCACGCTGGGCAACCTCATCCCCCAGCTGTCCGGGTCGAGCGGGCACAACCTGGTCGGGCGGATCCTCCAGCAGGCGGCCACGGTCGACGCCGAGTTCGTGCTGGCGCTGGGCGCCGTGGACCCGACCGGCCTCGGCGGGCTCCCGTCGAACGTCCGGGCCGTCGGCTACATGCCGCTGACCCAGCTGATGCCGACCTGCTCCGCGGTCATCCACCACGGGGGCGCCGGCACGAGCATGGGCGCGCTGGACGCCGGCATCCCGCAGCTCGTCGTGCCGCACCTGTTCGACCACCAGCACACCGCGGACGTCGTCGTGAAGCGCGGCGCCGGCATGGCGCTGGACCTGGTGGCCGAGCCCGACCTGCCGGCCGGCCTCCTGGACGCGCTGGTGCGCGACGAGCACCTGCGCGCGGGTGCCCGCGAGGTCCAGGCCGAGATCCGCGCCATGCCGACCCCGGCCGAGATCGCGACGCGCATCTTCGACCTGGTCGCCGGCTGA
- a CDS encoding TetR/AcrR family transcriptional regulator: MASGTVRDEEPRSRRIRRDFLASRRDLLEAAERLLAKQGGRFSLTDLAAEAGVSTATAYRHFPDVPTALDAYYTQLVELLVTRMEAVPPGPDALRRFVAVCEVWVREAVGWGPAVVHVRSSRGFLQRLRAEDPVIGRLFDALAPMLAKLADAGFIPPTPADYGVLLWVTVFDERVVVDLHDSLGWPAARIATELTGSILRALGRPAGATG, encoded by the coding sequence ATGGCGAGCGGTACGGTCCGCGACGAGGAGCCACGCAGCCGCCGGATCCGGCGAGACTTCCTGGCCAGCCGGCGCGATCTGCTGGAGGCCGCCGAGCGGCTGCTCGCGAAGCAGGGCGGCCGGTTCAGCCTGACCGACCTGGCCGCCGAGGCCGGGGTGTCGACGGCCACCGCCTACCGGCACTTCCCGGACGTCCCCACGGCCCTCGACGCCTACTACACGCAGCTCGTCGAGCTCCTCGTCACGCGCATGGAGGCGGTGCCGCCCGGCCCGGACGCGCTGCGCCGGTTCGTCGCGGTGTGTGAGGTCTGGGTCCGGGAGGCCGTCGGCTGGGGCCCGGCCGTCGTACACGTCCGGTCCTCGCGGGGCTTCCTGCAGCGGCTGCGCGCCGAGGACCCGGTGATCGGGCGGCTGTTCGACGCGCTCGCGCCGATGCTGGCCAAGCTGGCCGACGCGGGCTTCATCCCGCCCACACCGGCCGACTACGGCGTGCTTCTCTGGGTCACGGTGTTCGACGAGCGGGTGGTCGTCGACCTGCACGACAGCCTGGGCTGGCCGGCGGCGCGGATCGCGACCGAGCTCACCGGCAGCATCCTGCGCGCCCTCGGCCGGCCCGCCGGTGCGACCGGCTGA
- the katG gene encoding catalase/peroxidase HPI, which yields MSENHDAVVGDMNDATNNAEGCPVVHTRAPHPTQGGGNRGWWPNQLNLKILAKNPAVANPLGEEFDYAAAFQTLDLAAVKQDITAVLVTSQDWWPADFANYGPLMIRMAWHSAGTYRISDGRGGAGAGQQRFAPLNSWPDNGNLDKARRLLWPVKKKYGQKISWADLMVLAGNVALESMGFQTFGFGGGRPDVWEPEEDVYWGPETTWLGDERYTGDRELENPLGAVQMGLIYVNPEGPNGTPDPLASARDIRETFRRMAMDDEETVALIAGGHTFGKTHGAGPADNVGPEPEGAPIEQQGLGWKNAYGTGKGGDAITSGLEGTWTPTPTMWDNSFFETLFGYEWELFDSPAGAHQWRPKEGAGADAVPDAHDPAKRHAPTMLTTDLALRFDPIYEPISRRFKDNPDAFADAFARAWFKLTHRDMGPVARYLGPEVPTEELLWQDPVPPVTGALVDAADVATLKAQVLASGLSVPHLVSAAWAAASTFRGSDKRGGTNGGRIRLEPQRDWEVNEPDQLATVLRTLTGIQEAFNGAQSGGKQVSLADLVVLAGDAAVEWAAKNAGVEVEIPFVPGRTDASQEQTDVESFAALEPSADGFRNYVGKGQRLPAEFLLVDRANLLTLSAPEMTVLVGGLRVLGANYHQSPLGAFTATPGALTNDFFVNLLDLGTTWTPTAQDATVFESHDEGGRVRWTGSRVDLVFGANSELRAIAEVYASDDAKEKFVHDFVAAWSKVMNLGRYDLG from the coding sequence GTGTCCGAGAACCACGATGCCGTCGTTGGTGACATGAACGACGCCACGAACAACGCAGAAGGCTGCCCGGTCGTGCACACGCGCGCCCCGCACCCCACCCAGGGCGGTGGGAACCGCGGCTGGTGGCCCAACCAGCTCAACCTGAAGATCCTCGCCAAGAACCCGGCGGTCGCCAACCCGCTCGGCGAGGAGTTCGACTACGCCGCCGCGTTCCAGACCCTCGACCTGGCCGCCGTGAAGCAGGACATCACCGCGGTCCTGGTGACCTCGCAGGACTGGTGGCCCGCGGACTTCGCCAACTACGGCCCGCTCATGATCCGGATGGCCTGGCACAGTGCCGGCACGTACCGGATCAGCGACGGCCGTGGCGGCGCCGGCGCCGGCCAGCAGCGGTTCGCGCCGCTGAACAGCTGGCCGGACAACGGCAACCTCGACAAGGCCCGCCGGCTGCTCTGGCCCGTCAAGAAGAAGTACGGCCAGAAGATCTCCTGGGCCGACCTGATGGTCCTCGCCGGCAACGTCGCCCTGGAGTCGATGGGCTTCCAGACCTTCGGCTTCGGCGGCGGGCGCCCGGACGTCTGGGAGCCCGAGGAGGACGTGTACTGGGGCCCCGAGACGACCTGGCTCGGCGACGAGCGCTACACCGGCGACCGGGAGCTGGAGAACCCGCTCGGCGCCGTCCAGATGGGCCTGATCTACGTCAACCCGGAGGGCCCGAACGGCACCCCCGACCCGCTCGCCTCGGCGCGCGACATCCGCGAGACGTTCCGCCGGATGGCGATGGACGACGAGGAGACCGTCGCGCTGATCGCCGGCGGCCACACCTTCGGCAAGACCCACGGCGCCGGCCCGGCGGACAACGTCGGCCCCGAGCCCGAGGGCGCGCCGATCGAGCAGCAGGGCCTCGGCTGGAAGAACGCGTACGGCACCGGCAAGGGCGGCGACGCGATCACCAGTGGCCTCGAGGGCACCTGGACCCCCACGCCGACCATGTGGGACAACAGCTTCTTCGAGACCCTGTTCGGCTACGAGTGGGAGCTGTTCGACAGCCCCGCGGGCGCGCACCAGTGGCGCCCGAAGGAAGGCGCCGGAGCGGACGCCGTCCCCGACGCGCACGACCCGGCGAAGCGCCACGCCCCGACGATGCTCACGACGGACCTCGCGCTGCGGTTCGACCCGATCTACGAGCCCATCTCGCGGCGTTTCAAGGACAACCCGGACGCCTTCGCGGACGCGTTCGCGCGGGCCTGGTTCAAGCTGACCCACCGCGACATGGGGCCGGTCGCGCGGTACCTCGGGCCCGAGGTACCGACCGAGGAGCTGCTCTGGCAGGACCCGGTTCCCCCGGTGACCGGCGCGCTCGTCGACGCGGCGGACGTGGCCACGCTCAAGGCCCAGGTACTGGCGTCGGGCCTGTCGGTCCCGCACCTGGTCTCGGCCGCCTGGGCCGCCGCCTCGACGTTCCGCGGCAGCGACAAGCGGGGCGGGACCAACGGCGGGCGCATCCGCCTGGAGCCGCAGCGTGACTGGGAGGTCAACGAGCCCGACCAGCTCGCGACCGTCCTGCGCACCCTGACCGGGATCCAGGAGGCGTTCAACGGCGCCCAGTCCGGTGGCAAGCAGGTCTCGCTGGCCGACCTGGTCGTGCTCGCCGGCGACGCCGCCGTCGAGTGGGCCGCGAAGAACGCCGGCGTCGAGGTCGAGATCCCGTTCGTTCCGGGGCGTACCGACGCGTCGCAGGAGCAGACCGACGTCGAGTCGTTCGCCGCGCTGGAGCCGAGCGCTGACGGGTTCCGCAACTACGTGGGCAAGGGCCAGCGCCTGCCGGCGGAGTTCCTGCTGGTCGACCGGGCGAACCTGCTGACGCTCTCCGCTCCGGAGATGACGGTCCTCGTCGGTGGCCTGCGCGTCCTCGGCGCGAACTACCACCAGTCGCCGCTGGGCGCCTTCACCGCGACCCCGGGAGCGCTGACGAACGACTTCTTCGTCAACCTGCTCGACCTGGGCACGACCTGGACGCCGACGGCGCAGGACGCGACCGTCTTCGAGAGCCACGACGAGGGCGGCCGGGTCCGCTGGACCGGCAGCCGCGTGGACCTCGTCTTCGGCGCGAACTCCGAGCTGCGGGCGATCGCCGAGGTCTACGCGAGCGACGACGCGAAGGAGAAGTTCGTCCACGACTTCGTCGCGGCCTGGTCCAAGGTCATGAACCTCGGCCGGTACGACCTCGGCTGA
- a CDS encoding Fur family transcriptional regulator: protein MLRGAALRVTRPRVAVLGAVFAHPHADTDSIIGAARRDLPEVSHQTVYDALRALTSAGLVRRIQPSGSVARYESRVGDNHHHVVCRSCGAIADVDCAVGDAPCLTASDDRGYAVDEAEVTYWGLCPDCSAARSPDRL from the coding sequence ATGTTGCGCGGGGCCGCCCTGCGGGTCACCCGCCCTCGGGTGGCTGTGCTCGGCGCGGTGTTCGCGCATCCGCACGCCGACACGGACTCGATCATCGGGGCCGCGCGCAGAGACCTCCCCGAGGTGTCCCACCAGACCGTGTACGACGCGCTGCGCGCGCTGACGTCCGCGGGCCTGGTCCGGCGCATCCAGCCGTCGGGGTCGGTGGCCCGTTACGAGTCGCGGGTCGGGGACAACCATCACCACGTGGTGTGCCGGTCCTGCGGTGCCATCGCGGACGTCGACTGCGCCGTCGGCGACGCGCCGTGCCTGACCGCGTCCGACGACCGTGGCTACGCGGTCGACGAGGCGGAGGTCACCTACTGGGGCCTGTGCCCCGACTGTTCCGCCGCCAGGAGTCCGGACCGACTCTGA
- a CDS encoding SDR family oxidoreductase: protein MLLRDKTIVITGVGSGLGREMAVSMLAAGANVVIAARSADGLRETAKELDPAGERVLAHPADINDEESCRSLVSAAVDRFGSVDAVVQVAAFEDAFGGLFDADLDKWARAFDTNVLGSLRLLRAVVPAMKERGGGSVVLVGSQSAFKVALPQGGYAASKGALLSAMYYLADELGPDGIRVNTVVPSWMWGPNVEMYVDFRAQSEGRTTEEILDEITRGFPLRRMTQDREVADAAVFFCSDLSRAVTGQYLLVNSGELMR, encoded by the coding sequence GTGTTGCTACGTGACAAGACCATCGTCATCACCGGAGTCGGGAGCGGCCTGGGCCGGGAGATGGCCGTGTCCATGCTCGCGGCCGGCGCGAACGTGGTTATCGCCGCCCGGTCCGCGGACGGATTACGCGAGACCGCCAAGGAACTCGACCCGGCGGGGGAGCGGGTGCTGGCGCACCCGGCGGACATCAACGACGAGGAAAGCTGCCGCTCGCTGGTCTCCGCGGCCGTCGACCGTTTCGGCTCGGTCGACGCGGTCGTGCAGGTCGCCGCGTTCGAGGACGCGTTCGGCGGGCTGTTCGACGCCGACCTCGACAAGTGGGCCCGGGCCTTCGACACGAACGTCCTCGGCAGCCTCCGGCTGCTGCGGGCCGTCGTGCCGGCGATGAAGGAGCGCGGCGGTGGTTCGGTCGTTCTGGTCGGTAGTCAGTCCGCGTTCAAGGTCGCGCTTCCCCAGGGCGGTTACGCGGCCTCGAAGGGAGCGCTTCTTTCTGCGATGTACTACCTGGCCGATGAGCTCGGCCCGGACGGAATCCGGGTCAACACGGTCGTGCCCAGCTGGATGTGGGGGCCGAACGTGGAAATGTACGTCGACTTCCGCGCCCAGTCCGAGGGGAGGACGACCGAGGAGATCCTCGACGAGATCACCAGGGGGTTCCCGCTGCGGCGCATGACGCAGGACCGTGAGGTGGCCGACGCCGCGGTGTTCTTCTGCTCGGACCTGTCCCGGGCCGTCACCGGCCAGTACCTGCTGGTCAACAGCGGCGAGCTGATGCGCTAG
- a CDS encoding flotillin family protein, translated as MMWRVAEPNEALLISGLRARRGQHDAVAESLGFKIVTGKGVLVTPAVQKVRRMSLDLRAAQLGIDCVTQQGIPVGIRGVVIFKVGDDFASIANAARRFLDQQDAMETRVHNVFAGHLRAIVGQLTVEDLIRDREKLTQLTRASSGTEMEKLGLIVDSLQIQEIDDPTGYIANLGRPHVAAVAAQARIAEAEADRQAAEQEQISLALKSEASRNSSIKRSGFQAEVDEAAARATQSGPLAEAVAHQQVVVEQTKVAELEANREEQRLQAAVRKPADARAYEQTTLARALRDANISSAEADARQMELAAQANAVRVRAEADARARQIEVLATAEAESTRKTGDANAHAKRSVGTAEAEAMRAKGLAEAEAIKARAEALAANQDAVIGQQLAEQWPAIVEAAAKPFGAIDQLIVLNGAAGLGDALAQALSQGASALQLARNMIGGLGGASGTGGVGGSSLAKGASANGTARTAEGGRSTT; from the coding sequence ATGATGTGGCGGGTCGCCGAGCCGAACGAGGCCCTGCTCATCTCCGGTCTGCGGGCCCGCCGGGGCCAGCATGACGCCGTGGCCGAAAGCCTCGGTTTCAAGATCGTCACGGGCAAGGGTGTGCTCGTCACCCCGGCCGTGCAGAAGGTCAGGCGCATGTCGCTGGATCTGCGGGCCGCGCAGCTCGGCATCGACTGCGTCACCCAGCAGGGCATTCCGGTGGGCATTCGGGGCGTCGTCATTTTCAAGGTGGGGGACGACTTCGCCTCGATCGCGAACGCGGCCCGCCGTTTCCTCGACCAGCAGGACGCGATGGAGACGCGTGTCCACAACGTGTTCGCCGGCCACCTGCGGGCCATCGTCGGCCAGCTCACCGTCGAGGACCTCATCCGGGACCGGGAGAAGCTGACGCAGCTCACCCGGGCCAGCTCCGGCACCGAGATGGAGAAGCTGGGGCTGATCGTCGACTCGCTGCAGATCCAGGAGATCGACGACCCGACCGGCTACATCGCCAACCTCGGCCGCCCACACGTCGCGGCCGTCGCGGCCCAGGCCAGGATCGCCGAGGCGGAGGCCGACCGGCAGGCCGCCGAACAGGAACAGATCTCCCTGGCGCTCAAGTCCGAGGCGAGTCGCAACAGCTCGATCAAGCGGTCCGGATTCCAGGCCGAGGTCGACGAGGCGGCCGCGCGGGCGACCCAGTCGGGGCCGCTGGCCGAGGCGGTCGCCCACCAGCAGGTCGTGGTCGAACAGACCAAGGTCGCCGAGCTGGAGGCGAACCGGGAGGAGCAGCGGTTGCAGGCCGCCGTCCGCAAGCCCGCCGACGCCCGCGCGTACGAGCAGACCACGCTCGCCCGCGCCCTGCGCGACGCGAACATCAGCTCCGCCGAGGCGGACGCCCGGCAGATGGAGCTGGCCGCGCAGGCCAACGCGGTCCGGGTCCGCGCGGAGGCCGACGCTCGGGCAAGGCAGATCGAGGTGCTCGCCACGGCCGAAGCGGAGTCGACCCGCAAGACCGGTGACGCGAACGCCCACGCCAAGCGGTCCGTCGGCACGGCCGAGGCGGAGGCGATGCGGGCCAAGGGCCTGGCCGAGGCCGAGGCCATCAAGGCGAGGGCCGAGGCCTTGGCCGCCAACCAGGACGCCGTGATCGGCCAGCAGCTCGCGGAACAGTGGCCAGCCATCGTCGAGGCCGCGGCCAAGCCCTTCGGCGCGATCGACCAGCTGATCGTGCTGAATGGCGCGGCCGGCCTGGGTGACGCGCTGGCCCAGGCACTGTCTCAGGGAGCGAGCGCCCTACAGCTGGCCCGCAACATGATCGGCGGGCTCGGCGGCGCGAGCGGCACCGGGGGCGTCGGCGGATCGAGCCTGGCCAAGGGGGCGTCGGCGAACGGCACGGCGCGGACAGCGGAAGGCGGCAGGTCGACCACCTGA
- a CDS encoding LysR family transcriptional regulator: MAGVLDIVALRSLTSIADSGGFRRAADSLHLSQSAVSQHIRRLEQVCGRPLVRRGGNRAQFTPEGELLVAEARKILAAHDDALGRLQAADSGRTLVIGATEHAADLLLPSITARLRTSFPDCSVRFRIDRGKQLNDRLDEGALDASLFMGDVRGRDVSPAGALPLAWYAAPGWHLPEGRGDIPLVAIDEPCTIRRRALKVLGDSGQAGSVVCEAGHLAGVLHAARAGLGVALLAHLGTAPEGLEQRHDLPPVEPEPLHVRGRRGAPAALVTAVAEAASGLLYAPAPVGRDR; the protein is encoded by the coding sequence ATGGCGGGCGTGCTGGACATAGTCGCACTCCGCAGCCTGACGTCGATCGCCGACTCCGGCGGCTTCCGTCGGGCGGCCGACAGCCTGCACCTGTCCCAGTCCGCCGTCAGCCAGCACATCCGGCGCCTCGAGCAGGTGTGCGGCCGTCCGCTGGTGCGCCGGGGCGGCAACCGCGCGCAGTTCACCCCCGAGGGCGAGCTGCTCGTCGCCGAGGCCCGCAAGATCCTCGCCGCCCACGACGACGCCCTCGGCCGGCTGCAGGCGGCCGACTCCGGGCGCACGCTGGTGATCGGCGCGACCGAGCACGCGGCCGACCTGCTGCTTCCCTCGATCACGGCGCGGCTGCGGACGAGCTTCCCGGACTGCTCGGTCCGGTTCCGCATCGACCGCGGCAAACAGCTCAACGACCGCCTCGACGAGGGCGCCCTCGACGCCTCCCTGTTCATGGGCGACGTCCGGGGCCGCGACGTCAGCCCGGCCGGCGCGCTGCCGCTCGCCTGGTACGCCGCGCCGGGGTGGCACCTGCCGGAGGGCCGCGGCGACATCCCGCTGGTCGCGATCGACGAGCCCTGCACGATTCGCCGCAGAGCCCTGAAGGTTCTCGGCGACAGCGGCCAGGCCGGTTCCGTCGTCTGCGAGGCCGGCCATCTGGCCGGGGTGCTGCACGCCGCCCGCGCGGGCCTCGGGGTCGCGCTGCTCGCCCACCTCGGCACCGCGCCGGAGGGCCTGGAACAGCGGCACGACCTCCCCCCGGTCGAGCCCGAGCCCCTGCACGTCCGGGGCCGTCGCGGGGCACCCGCGGCACTGGTGACCGCCGTCGCCGAAGCCGCGTCCGGCCTGCTCTACGCACCGGCGCCGGTAGGTCGTGATCGCTGA
- a CDS encoding alpha/beta hydrolase, which yields MTLAHEATVLSWPEPAGPALRGTLVVLPGRGESPQVYERFGRRLATDAYRVHAVTAPTDDPGRARDELSAVLASADPGVPRIVVGSDAGAAFAAYLAANGELPTASALVLAGLPTSAPVAPAREWDEELGIRTACPTHQARISAGGVRRAALFAELPDAWLDPAIPGRLDLPMLGVHGRDDAVSPLDPARRWYAAAPRAELVTIAGGRHDALNDQTHRTVAAAVVQFLERLRAGAELAPIAVTEPLRAPVGTDA from the coding sequence ATGACTCTCGCCCATGAGGCCACCGTTCTGAGCTGGCCCGAGCCCGCCGGCCCCGCGCTGCGCGGCACCCTCGTCGTGCTGCCCGGCCGGGGCGAGTCCCCGCAGGTGTACGAGCGCTTCGGCCGCCGGCTGGCCACCGACGCCTACCGGGTGCACGCCGTGACGGCGCCCACCGACGATCCCGGCCGCGCCCGCGACGAGCTGTCCGCCGTGCTGGCCTCGGCCGACCCGGGCGTGCCGCGGATCGTGGTCGGCTCGGACGCGGGCGCGGCGTTCGCCGCCTACCTGGCCGCGAACGGCGAGCTGCCCACGGCCTCGGCGCTCGTACTGGCCGGACTGCCGACCAGCGCTCCCGTCGCGCCGGCCAGGGAGTGGGACGAGGAGCTCGGCATCCGCACCGCCTGCCCGACCCACCAGGCCCGGATCAGCGCGGGTGGCGTGCGCCGGGCGGCGCTGTTCGCCGAGCTGCCGGACGCCTGGCTCGACCCGGCCATCCCCGGCCGGCTGGACTTGCCGATGCTGGGAGTCCACGGCCGCGACGACGCGGTCAGCCCGCTCGACCCGGCCCGCCGCTGGTATGCCGCCGCGCCGCGCGCCGAGCTGGTCACGATCGCCGGCGGCCGCCACGACGCCCTGAACGACCAGACACACCGCACGGTCGCCGCGGCCGTCGTGCAGTTCCTCGAACGGCTGCGCGCCGGCGCCGAGCTCGCCCCGATCGCGGTGACCGAGCCGCTGCGCGCCCCGGTGGGCACCGATGCCTAG
- a CDS encoding rhodanese-like domain-containing protein, with product MPRYVIVGAGAVGVTLAAELRRAGREVVLVGRGRQLELLRAGEVRYFNPDESWALDVPAAGGPDEVGLDLDDVLVLATKTQQAEEALAVWARQPVAGGRWRAGEVLPVLTVQNGLEVERAALRRFATVVGSVVWVPSTYVADGEVANPAGPARGVFWLGTYPDGPASPAARTITDDLVAAGFEAQLVTDLSRWKASKLLGSATFALDALYAPGPDRDRAARLVAAEARAVLTAAGYDPADARAESTVRLDRFGLQPIDGHERGGSSTWQSLARARDAETDFLNGEIALLARLAGRRAPVNAALAARVQRAVTEQTPPGSLPADDLAGLLAAATVLVDAETLRAELAGSVAPALLDVRWALGDADGEKHYLDGHLPGAVYVDLETELAAPASAAGGRHPLPALADLERSARRWGLRDGQPVVVYDDNGGQSAARAWWLLRWAGVADVRLLDGGLGAWTAAGAPVVPGAQRPEPGDISLSEGHLPVLDADAAAALTDSGVPGGAVLVDARAAQRYRGEVEPVDSQAGHIPGAVSLPTADNVGADGRFLPVAALRARFAGLTTAGTGPEVGVYCGSGVTAAHEIAALAVAGIDAALYPGSWSAWSADPARPVATGPDPKERKPA from the coding sequence ATGCCTAGGTATGTGATCGTCGGCGCCGGGGCGGTCGGGGTGACCCTGGCCGCCGAGCTGCGCCGCGCCGGCCGGGAGGTCGTGCTGGTCGGGCGCGGCCGGCAGCTGGAGCTGCTGCGCGCCGGCGAGGTCCGCTACTTCAACCCCGACGAGTCCTGGGCCCTCGACGTGCCCGCGGCCGGCGGCCCGGACGAGGTCGGCCTGGATCTCGACGACGTGCTGGTGCTGGCGACCAAGACTCAGCAGGCCGAGGAGGCGCTCGCCGTCTGGGCGCGCCAGCCGGTCGCCGGCGGCCGGTGGCGGGCCGGCGAGGTGCTGCCGGTCCTCACCGTGCAGAACGGGCTGGAGGTGGAGCGCGCCGCGCTGCGCCGGTTCGCCACCGTCGTCGGCTCGGTCGTGTGGGTGCCGTCGACCTACGTCGCGGACGGCGAGGTCGCCAACCCGGCCGGCCCGGCGCGCGGGGTGTTCTGGCTCGGCACGTATCCGGACGGCCCCGCGTCGCCGGCCGCGCGGACGATCACCGACGACCTGGTCGCCGCTGGTTTCGAGGCGCAGCTGGTCACCGACCTGTCCCGCTGGAAGGCCTCGAAGCTCCTCGGCAGCGCGACCTTCGCGCTCGACGCCCTCTACGCCCCTGGCCCGGACCGGGACCGGGCCGCCAGGCTCGTGGCGGCCGAGGCCCGCGCGGTGCTGACCGCCGCCGGCTACGACCCGGCGGACGCCCGGGCGGAGAGCACGGTCCGGCTGGACCGGTTCGGGCTCCAGCCGATCGACGGGCACGAGCGCGGCGGCAGCTCCACCTGGCAGAGCCTGGCGCGCGCCCGCGACGCCGAGACCGACTTCCTCAACGGCGAGATCGCGCTGCTCGCCCGGCTGGCCGGCCGGCGCGCGCCGGTCAACGCGGCCCTGGCCGCCCGGGTGCAGCGCGCGGTGACCGAACAGACGCCGCCGGGCTCCCTGCCGGCCGACGACCTGGCCGGGCTGCTCGCCGCGGCGACCGTCCTCGTCGACGCCGAGACCCTGCGGGCCGAGCTCGCCGGCTCGGTGGCGCCCGCGTTGCTCGACGTCCGCTGGGCGCTCGGCGACGCCGACGGCGAGAAGCACTACCTGGACGGGCATCTGCCCGGCGCGGTCTACGTCGACCTGGAGACGGAGCTCGCCGCGCCCGCCTCCGCCGCGGGCGGGCGCCACCCGTTGCCGGCCCTCGCGGACCTGGAGCGGTCGGCCCGTCGCTGGGGGCTGCGCGACGGCCAGCCGGTCGTCGTCTACGACGACAACGGCGGGCAGAGCGCCGCGCGCGCCTGGTGGCTGCTGCGCTGGGCCGGCGTGGCCGACGTGCGGCTCCTCGACGGCGGCCTCGGCGCCTGGACCGCCGCCGGCGCGCCGGTCGTGCCCGGGGCGCAGCGGCCCGAGCCGGGCGACATCTCGCTGAGCGAGGGGCACCTGCCGGTCCTCGACGCCGACGCGGCCGCGGCGCTCACGGACAGCGGGGTGCCGGGCGGCGCGGTTCTGGTCGACGCCCGCGCCGCGCAGCGGTACCGCGGCGAGGTCGAGCCGGTCGACTCCCAGGCCGGCCACATCCCCGGCGCCGTCAGCCTGCCGACCGCGGACAACGTCGGCGCGGACGGCCGGTTCCTGCCGGTGGCGGCGCTGCGGGCGCGGTTCGCGGGCCTGACGACGGCCGGGACCGGGCCCGAGGTCGGCGTCTACTGCGGCTCCGGCGTGACCGCGGCCCACGAGATCGCCGCGCTGGCCGTGGCGGGCATCGACGCCGCGCTCTACCCGGGCTCGTGGTCCGCCTGGTCGGCCGACCCCGCCCGCCCGGTCGCCACCGGCCCCGACCCGAAAGAGCGGAAGCCAGCATGA